From the genome of Blautia pseudococcoides, one region includes:
- a CDS encoding nucleoside recognition domain-containing protein encodes MGFGCNAAGVTGCRIIDSPRERLIAILTNSFVPCNGRFPTILAVLTMFFAVGTGFFTSLSLAVLLAAVILLGIFMTFFSSWLLSKTVLKGVPSSFTLELPPYRRPQFLRVLVRSVLDRTIHVLWRALIAAAPAGLIIWVLANIKAGDTTLLLHLAGFLDPAGKLMGLDGIILLAFILGLPANEIVVPIMIMAYTAQGTLSDAGSLTGLHALLVQNGWTCFTAVSMLLFTLMHWPCATTLLTVKKETHSLKWTFLAFLLPTAMGFLFCFLFNCAVRLFF; translated from the coding sequence ATGGGATTTGGATGCAACGCAGCCGGGGTCACCGGATGCCGTATTATTGACTCTCCCAGGGAACGTCTCATTGCCATCCTGACCAACAGTTTTGTACCCTGCAACGGACGCTTTCCCACTATTTTAGCTGTCCTCACCATGTTCTTTGCTGTGGGAACCGGATTTTTCACGTCCCTTTCCCTTGCTGTTTTGTTGGCAGCGGTCATTTTGCTTGGAATATTCATGACATTTTTTTCTTCCTGGCTGCTGTCTAAAACCGTATTAAAAGGAGTTCCGTCTTCCTTTACCCTGGAACTCCCCCCTTACCGGCGTCCCCAGTTCCTCCGTGTTCTGGTACGCTCGGTGCTTGACCGCACGATCCATGTGTTATGGCGCGCACTGATTGCAGCAGCCCCCGCCGGTCTTATCATCTGGGTTTTAGCAAATATAAAAGCCGGGGATACCACACTGCTGTTGCACCTGGCTGGTTTTCTTGATCCTGCAGGAAAGCTGATGGGTCTGGACGGAATAATTCTGCTTGCCTTTATCCTGGGGCTTCCGGCCAATGAGATCGTGGTTCCCATTATGATCATGGCTTATACCGCCCAGGGCACCTTAAGTGACGCGGGAAGTCTTACCGGGCTTCATGCGCTGCTGGTACAAAATGGCTGGACCTGTTTTACAGCAGTTTCCATGCTGCTTTTCACTCTCATGCACTGGCCCTGTGCCACCACGCTTTTAACTGTAAAAAAGGAAACCCACAGCCTGAAGTGGACGTTTCTCGCCTTTCTTCTTCCTACAGCTATGGGATTTCTGTTTTGTTTTCTATTTAATTGTG